The nucleotide sequence TTCACCAAATACCTCTCTATTTGACAAGTAAACTCTCAGAAAATACTCAATCATCTCAGGTTTTTTTGTAGCCATCTCGAAATACATGACAACAATTTCATGTATTTTTTCTTCAGTAGAAATGTCTTTTTCATTAATTAACAAAATCTGATTTCCAAGATATTCTGAGATATATAAGACAAGTTCTTTAGCTAGAATATCTTTAGACTTAAAATAATTATAAAAATTACCAACACTCATACCTGCTTCTTCTGCAATATCTGGTATAGTTGTTACATAAAATCCTTTTTTTGAAAAAAGTTTTAATGCGACATCAATAAGCCCAGTTTTTCGTTTTTCTTTAGAAATTCTTGCCATATATATCCATTTAATTAACTATATCAAAGATAAAGTATATCACATTTTAAATTAGTTTATAAAATCTTTCAAAAGCCGTTTAGTAAATACCCAATTCATAACACCGCCTCAATCATCCCCTTCTCATCACTTCTGGCATAGATCATGGTAGTCTGTATATTCTCATGTCCCATAAGTTCTTTGATAGTTGAAAGATTGACATTCTTTTTGACCATTCTCTTTCCGAATGTATGTCTTAAAATATGTACACCTCTCTTTTTGATATATAACTTACTATATAGTTTATCAAGCATACTGTAAAGTTCAGCTCTATGCATCACCCTTCCCTTTTGTGTGACGGCAATATATTTCTGTGGATTTTTTGTATGCAGCGTTTCATCTTCTAAAAAATGCTCTTGTAGAAACATAAGTTCATCAGTAATAAGATCTACTGGTATATAGACATATCTGTATTTATTTCCTTTACCCATAATATAGATCTTATAGACACCCTCCTCTTCCAAGGGTGTTATATCTTCAAGTTTAATGCTCAAGAGTTCACTTGCTCTTATACCTGTATAGTAAAGCAGTTTTACAAGCAGTCTGTTTCTTATATTTAAAAAGTTCTTTTTATAACGCTTTTCTTGTAGATACTTCTCCAACAGCTCACTTTCATACTCAGAGAGTGATTCACTCTCACTCTTTACATTCTTTGCACTCAGACCTTTAAGTTTTGCAGT is from Sulfurimonas paralvinellae and encodes:
- a CDS encoding tyrosine-type recombinase/integrase, which gives rise to MEKDQLFILDKWIKSYLNEKKTLNLAKNTILNYKRVLDSFYGFYALKDEENCINSIYDINREFILEYLNNLGNKSVNTKNLHITVIKSFLSYISEHNKDNIDLTAKLKGLSAKNVKSESESLSEYESELLEKYLQEKRYKKNFLNIRNRLLVKLLYYTGIRASELLSIKLEDITPLEEEGVYKIYIMGKGNKYRYVYIPVDLITDELMFLQEHFLEDETLHTKNPQKYIAVTQKGRVMHRAELYSMLDKLYSKLYIKKRGVHILRHTFGKRMVKKNVNLSTIKELMGHENIQTTMIYARSDEKGMIEAVL
- a CDS encoding TetR/AcrR family transcriptional regulator, encoding MARISKEKRKTGLIDVALKLFSKKGFYVTTIPDIAEEAGMSVGNFYNYFKSKDILAKELVLYISEYLGNQILLINEKDISTEEKIHEIVVMYFEMATKKPEMIEYFLRVYLSNREVFGEGCEGMVCVSPFVTEMMMFFNDGVAKGDLHDQDFFSAFGLFMGYLGGMAFLFGEKILPHPLEWYQESISQNIYNALKKRQ